The nucleotide window agatgataattttttgtttgattgGTTAACAGAAGATGAGGTAGGTACCAGGTCTCAAGAAGAAGGATGCTATATGGATGGTGAGGCTGTTAGGGGGAGTAATGAGGAGGAGGGAGGGATAGGAGTGGGTGATTTTGAAGACAATGAGGGTATGTATGGAGCTGTAGATTCAGATGAGGAAGGAATTGGCCATAAGTATAattctgatgatgaaggagAGGGAGATAGATTTCCAGAGCTTAACCCTAAAGTGGATATGAGAGACCCTCATTTCTGTAAGGGTATGGAGTTTGCTTCCCCCAAGATACTTAGGGCTGCTATCAGAGAGAGGGGAATTCAAAATGGTTGGGAGCCTCTATTTCTAAAGAATGACAAGGTCAAATTGAGGGCTATATGCAAGGCTGAAGACTGTCCATTCGAGTTATTTGCATAAAAAATGCAGCATGAAGATACCCTCATGATTAAGACATACCATGGAGAGCATAGCTGTGCAAGAGTATATGAGAACAGTACTGTGAAGACCCCCTACCTCACTAACAAGTTTGTAGACCAGATAAAGTTGAATCCTAACATTTCAACAGGTATATGTGTTTTTTATTGATCTGAGACTTGTGCATTGAGGGCTATATGTTAAGTGATGTATGCATTGATTActaatagtgaaatttgggtgTTTTATGTTTCAGAAACACTTGCACAGACCATGGCAGCTGGAGTGAAAGCAAGAGTTTCTTTTCAACAAGCTTATAGGACCAAGAAGGCAGCACTGAAGAGGGTTGAGAGGTCAATGAAAGAGCAATATGCTAGGGTATAAGACTATGCAAAGGAGTTGAAGAGAGTGGATCCTGACACAACAGTTGAGATCATTTGTGACTTCAACAACACTGAGAAGCTCCCTGTTTTTCAGAGGATGTATGTGTGCTTCGGAGCTCTGAAGAGGGGTTTTAGGGCTGGTTGCATACCCATTTTTGGATTAGATGGGTGCCACCTTAAGAGTGCATTTGGTGTCAGTTGTTGGCAGCTGTGGGTTTGGATCCTAACAACACCACATATATTGTTGCATATGCTACGGTGGAGATGGAAAGTAAAGATTCATGGGATTGGTTTATGAGGATTTTGGTGAATGACCTAGACATTAGGGGAGAAGGAAATGGGTATACCATAATTTCTGACAAGCAAAAAGGGTTGCTTCTAGCTTGTGAAGCTGTTCTCCCATTAGCAGAACACAGGTTCTGTGTCAGGCAGTTGTGGACAAATTTCAACAAGTTGTTCCCAGGAAAAGTCATGAAAGACCAGCTTTGGGCAATTGCAAAATCCACTACAATGGCTTATTATTGGAAGGAGATGGTCCTCATGAAGCAGATGGACCCAGGAGCATATGATTGGTTAACAAGTAAGTTTCATTCACCCAATTTTGTTTGATTAGTCCTACATGATATGAGAAGAGTACTAGGGTTTAACAAGTAGTCTATTATGATGTGCAGATCCTAGAAGACCACCTAAGCACTGGTGTAAAGCACACTTTGACACTGTTCTAAAATGTGATGTGCTTCTAAACAACCTTTGTGAAAGCTTCAATGCCTTCATCCTACCTGCAAGGTCCAAGCCAGTCATATCATGCTTTGAGGATATTAgagtgaagatgatgaagaggattgCCATGAGGAAACAGAAGATGAGCAGAATTGTAGACCCCATCTGCCTCAAGCCTAGAGAAATTCTAGATAAGAACAAAGTAAAGTCTACAACAGATTGCATCCCTTATGGTACTAGCAGCCAACAAATTGAGGTAGAAAGCATTGGAGGATCCAAATATGTGGTTGATTTGAGTAGAAGAACATGTGCTTGTAGGAGATGGGATCTCACTGGCATACCATGCAAGCATGCCATATCTGCAATCAATTTCATGAGGCAAAAACCTGAAGACTATGTCGATGCATCCTACCAGACAAGCACCTACATGGCCATTTACTCTAACACTGTGAAACCTGTTAATGGTATGGACTTATGGCTCCCTTCTGATGAACCTGCCATCCTCCCACCACAATACAATAGGCAGCCTGGTAGGCCAAGGACCAAAAGGATAAAAGATGCATCAGAGAAGGAGACTGATGGTCCTAAGCTTGGAAGGGTTCAAAAATCACTGAAGTGTAGCAACTGTGGCATTTTGGTCCACAATATGAAGACTTGCCATAGGCACCTACCACCTAAGACAACAGCAACTAAAGGTACCAAGAAGAGAAAGCT belongs to Rosa chinensis cultivar Old Blush chromosome 4, RchiOBHm-V2, whole genome shotgun sequence and includes:
- the LOC121052774 gene encoding uncharacterized protein LOC121052774 — its product is MQHEDTLMIKTYHGEHSCARVYENSTVKTPYLTNKFVDQIKLNPNISTETLAQTMAAGVKARVSFQQAYRTKKAALKRVERSMKEQYARLLAAVGLDPNNTTYIVAYATVEMESKDSWDWFMRILVNDLDIRGEGNGYTIISDKQKGLLLACEAVLPLAEHRFCVRQLWTNFNKLFPGKVMKDQLWAIAKSTTMAYYWKEMVLMKQMDPGAYDWLTNPRRPPKHWCKAHFDTVLKCDVLLNNLCESFNAFILPARSKPVISCFEDIRVKMMKRIAMRKQKMSRIVDPICLKPREILDKNKVKSTTDCIPYGTSSQQIEVESIGGSKYVVDLSRRTCACRRWDLTGIPCKHAISAINFMRQKPEDYVDASYQTSTYMAIYSNTVKPVNGMDLWLPSDEPAILPPQYNRQPGRPRTKRIKDASEKETDGPKLGRVQKSLKCSNCGILVHNMKTCHRHLPPKTTATKGTKKRKLNNGDASTTQPQPKRSKRPLKSKNELRSKAKQKAVEQKKKYNEKKAAARASTARPTATKGRPPRAPSSKGKDAFAQTSQVSSRSSVRIRENAKSRGK